From a region of the Roseivirga sp. 4D4 genome:
- a CDS encoding pyridoxamine 5'-phosphate oxidase family protein: MAEFAKTSLNKIVRGPKRAHYDKKLVYEILDSHFICYVPYIHANTSIVIPTGYGRKGDQILLHGSNKNRMLLSLLDQELASLTVSHMDGLVLARSVFHHSINYRSVTVFGKAHLVEDDEAKMEALEIITENIIPGRWAEARIPNQKELNGTLVIAIDIDEASAKVRDVGASDEVADHDLDVWAGVLEIDTLPGKVVRNDDCKPGLDVPESVKSFTFSNHSVQPE; this comes from the coding sequence ATGGCCGAATTTGCTAAGACATCATTGAATAAAATCGTCAGAGGTCCGAAAAGAGCTCACTATGATAAAAAGCTTGTATACGAGATCCTTGACTCTCATTTCATCTGCTACGTGCCCTATATCCATGCCAATACGTCTATTGTGATTCCTACTGGTTATGGCAGAAAGGGAGATCAAATCCTCTTGCATGGGTCTAACAAAAACAGGATGCTTCTCTCCCTTCTCGATCAAGAGTTGGCGAGTTTGACGGTGAGCCATATGGATGGCCTGGTATTGGCCCGGTCAGTCTTCCACCACTCCATCAACTATAGATCGGTAACTGTATTCGGGAAAGCCCACCTAGTGGAAGATGATGAGGCAAAAATGGAGGCTCTGGAGATCATTACTGAAAACATCATTCCTGGTCGTTGGGCCGAAGCGCGAATCCCCAATCAGAAAGAACTCAATGGCACTTTGGTAATCGCCATTGATATTGATGAAGCTTCGGCAAAAGTCAGAGACGTGGGAGCCAGTGATGAAGTAGCTGATCATGACTTAGATGTATGGGCCGGAGTGCTCGAAATAGATACCCTACCAGGTAAGGTAGTAAGAAACGATGATTGCAAACCAGGACTTGATGTACCTGAATCTGTCAAGAGTTTTACTTTCTCCAACCACAGTGTACAGCCCGAATGA